ACAACATCGGGATTATCATGGTCGAGGTACACCCCTCCGGAATAATTACATTCGTATTCCGACTGTTCTTTGGGGTAGACGTTTCTTTGGAACCACCGACCGGCCTTTGTGATCTTGTGATTGTTCCACTTCGAGCCATCCCAGCGAGCATACCAGTAGGAATGTTCCGTCAGGACATTGCTAAATCGGGCATATACAAGGACTGGATACTCGTTTTCATCGAAAGCCACATCCCAGATCCACGCTTTCTCCAACGTTTTGCCAGCATCATAGACCTTGTCGCATCGGGAAGGAGGCACCGCTCCGCCATCCGCCAACTTGCCAATGAGACGCCCATCAGCTCCCCAGAGGGAGCCATCCCGGTACATGGCGAAGTAGATGGAGTTTGTCGGTTCATTCCTTGGATGTCCATCTGTGAAAGCCAGAAAGATCTTATCCTTCCCGTTGTTGGTGGCCTTCAGATAGGGTCGTACGGAATTGTTCGTCTTTTCATCCTGAATCAAGGTCTGTGCCGGACTCCACGTCTTCAAATCATCCGTATACACCATGTTCGGTTTGAAATTCGGTCCTCGGAACAAGAGGTAAATCCTGCCGTTTTCTCCAGTCAGCAAAGCCGGATTGGTATAGCAAACCCCCATCGGACCTTTAACATCGGGTCTGATACTTAGTTCTTCATCCCATTCCGATATATCGCCGGGCTTTTTAGTTACACGGTAATAGATCGGAGAATTCTTCGTCCCTCCATGAGCGGAATAAAATACTGCCACACGCTTGTCAGGAAGAACCAGGAAAGAAGGATTGGCGTGGTCGTCATAATCCAGCTTGTCATGAAGCTTGAACGATTTCTTCTCCCCGGAGGTAGGATTCATAGAAAAAGCCCGGATACTGCCCTCCCTGTCTACCGCTCCGCCAATGATCACACCGTCCACATACACGGCGCGTGGATCGGAAAACCAGCACCAGGCACCGTCATCGGCTACAACCTCGCAGTCTTCCGCATAAGGAGGCATGGAAGGAGGTGATGCCAAAACGGTTCCAACTCCAGAGTACCACAAAAGAGATGCGCACGCTACCGTACGCAGGTGAGAAAGCCCTCCTGACAAAAGCTTCATTCTTTTCTTCATATCAGCAGAGGAGGAATGGTGATTATTACTTATCAAGTTTGATCACGGACAAGCCGATAGGGAGGTCATGCTTGGTATTCTTCATCCCGGGAAATGGCATGTCAAAGTTGACGATGATGAGCTCGTCCCCGATCACAAGAGGTTCACAAGGCTGGTCAAGTTTGCCTCCGGCACCGGTTGTATTGCCGTTTTCGCTGATGATCCGGAAGGTAGACTTATCCACATCATACATATGGATCGAATTTCGTTTCGAATTTGTCACGTAGATTTTGTTGGTATCCCGGTCGCACACGATGCCATCACAGCAATTGATCGAAGGATCATCGACAATGATTTCCTGCTTAAGAGGTTTGCCACTGGCGGAAAAAGTCGTCCGGGAAATCACACCGTCACCGAACCGTCCACTGTACATGCGCCCCTGATTATCGAACGTAACGCCATCGGCTCCGTCGGTTTCCGCTTGGGGATCTGCAGACGGTTTGGCATCATACTGGGCTACCAGATGAGGATCGGAAGCATTGGGAAGCAGCTTCACTTCGCCTTTCTTCATCTCATCGAGGGAAATGGCATAAACCCCGCTCTGATTCGGCTTGCCGGGAAGATCGAAATGGGTATCGCTGACATATGCCTTTCCATTATGCCAACGCACGGCATTGGCCAGTTTAAAGCCGGATGCCGCCACTTCACACCGTACGGGCTTCCCGTTTTCCACAACAATACGAAGAAGGCGAGATTTGTAGTTTTTGTCGTTAAAATACTGATTATCGGCAATGTACAGATTACCGTCGGGTCCAAATTCAATGCCCATGGGGTGTACCTTGCCCGTGTCCGGATGAGGAGTCAGTTTATCGAACCAAATACTTACATTCCTGTTTTTATCGATACGGAACAATTTGGATCCACCTACCTTCTCATAGTCGATGTAATTCGGGGCGGAAAGAATAATGCTTCCGTCAGCCGCCACAGACATGCCGTCGGGTACCGAACAAGTAGCGGGATCCAAATTGACAAACATCTGCGGTTTCAAAGAAAGCGGAGGGAGGACCTGGGTTGAAGCGACGGCATTCGTCGATTCCGGTAAACTGGAACAACCAGCAGAAACAAGAACAGCACCAAGCGCCGACACTAAGAGGAGATATTGGTTTTTCATAAAAAAATTGTGTGATACGAGAAATACGACTATCTCTGACACAATCTTTCATCAATAAAAACACGGGCGGCTCCGTTCCTTGAGAACGTTAAGCCGCCCGAGCAGGCCATTCAAAAAGCCAAGGTACATTTTAACGTTTGGTCGGGAATTTTTTCTCAATCAACGTCTTGCCATCCGTATCAAAGGCGCGCATTTTAATGCCGCTCCTGTCAATATCCAGTCTGGCTCCGCTGTGGTTGCTACCGACCAGAAGAGGATAGTTCCTCTTTCCTCGTACCGGTTCATGGAAGTCATACCTATGCGTATGCCCGGCAATCATCAGATCAATCCCAGCCTTATTCAGCATATTGAGCATCTTGGAGCTGATGTCGTTCATTCCATGTTCCTTGTTATATTGCTCAATTTCAGAAATCGGGAAATGGGACATCACAATGCGATGGCGTGCCTTTTTGAAATCCGGACTTTGCAGAACACCCTTCAACCACTCGGCCTGTTCCGTCCTGTAATGATCAAAATCCGTCAATCCGGCATAAACAGGATGCGTATCGGGTTTATCCTCTCCACAATCCAGAAATATGACAAACGTATCTCCAATCGTTTGCGTTCCGTATATATTCCCGCTCTCTTGAGGAACATAGCCAGAATAGTCGCGAGCCAAAGCCCCTCTCGTTTCATGGTTGCCTCGGACAAGAATAAAGGGCTTTTCTTTGGCAAACATATTGACGCACAAATCAATGTAGCTCTTGTAAGGTTGTCCCGCAGACGTACAGTAGCTTGTAATATCCCCCACGAGGAACATGGCGTCGCAAGAACCATAGTCTCCAAGCTCCAGTAATTTTTTCAGTTTGCCGGGGTCATCGTGAATATCGCTGGCCGCAAACAGAGAACATTTGTCAATTCTCGGTGAAAAGGTTTTGAAATCATACCACGGAGACTGGATCTCCTTGCCATACACCACCTTGTAAGGTTGAAAAGTGGTAATCTCCTTAGAACAAAGCCGGTACTGGTAGGCTGTACCCGGTTCCAAATCGTGAACGCGAATGGCATTGAATGTATTGTTGGCTTCCTTCAACCCGTCTCGACGAGAATAATAAACTTTGGCATCACTGTCGGGAGCGCCTTGTTTCTTCACTTCAACCCAGGAAAATCCTTTCCCCGTTGTCGTAAACAGGAAGGAAACCCCCTTATTGCCGACTTCCTGCAAATAGGGACCGTGGTCAAATGAATATTCGTCCCCGGCCAAGGCCGGGTTTGCGTAAAAGCTCAAACTCAACAGAGCTGCAGCTACTAATAACTTGATTTTCATGGTATCGTACAATGGTAGATGAATAAATTCTGTACATGACCACTTACGTTCCTGTAAGGATAAAAATTTCCTTTATCCTGATTTTTTCTGAAAAATTCATTCCCATTCATCCGGAAATATCTTTTCCATGAAAGATTGCCTCTCCTCCGGGCGTAGGTGATTGTATGAGTTTTTCCTTTCTCACCTCTTGGAGGGCATTCATGCTCCTGGCTGTAACATTCCTGCCATGTTTGTCCGAATCAAAGGGAGAGGAGCTCCCCCGCCCGGCACCTTCCTCATTCGTCGATCCCCACATTGGAACGGGAGGGCACGGACACGTTTTTGTGGGAGCCAGCGTGCCTTTCGGACTCGTCCAGCTTGGTCCTACCAATGTTTCCCAAGGCTGGGACTGGTGTTCCGGATACCACATATCGGACGCAAGTATCATCGGCTTCAGCCACACGCATCTGAGCGGTACAGGATGCCACGATCTTGGAGATATCTCCCTCATGCCAGTCATCGGAGAAGTTCCCTTGTCCCGCGGTTCCAAGGATAATCTGCTTTCCGGACTCGGATCATCCTTCGACCATTCCTCGGAACAAGTTCGACCCGGATACTATGCCGTCCATCTGGACCGATTCGGGATTGATGTGAAATTAACAGCCACACAGAGAACAGGTTTCCACAAATACACGTTTCCCAAGACTGAAGACGCACGAATCATCGTAGACCTGAAACATGGGGTCGGCAGTGGAAACCCAACCGAAGTCCAATTCCACCGGGAGAGCAATACCGTCATATCGGGATTCCGCCACACCAAAGGCTGGGCAAACAATCGGAAGCTCTTCTTCGTCATAGAATTTTCTCGTCCGATGAAACAATGGATGGAATCCGAAGGCTCACATCCGTCGACAAACTGTCCCGGCAAGCCTTTCGGACAGGCTGTCTTCGATACAAGGGACGAGAACCCCGTCTTCGTCAAAGTCGCTATCTCACTGGTGAGCGTGGAAAATGCCAAGGCCAACATGCAAGCCGAACTACCCGGTTGGGATTTCAACAAAACCGTGATCCAAGCCGATCAGGCCTGGAACCGCGAACTCTCCAAAATTTCCATTTCCACTCGTAACGACAAAGTACGCCGCATCTTCTACACCGCCTTGTACCATACCATGATCTACCCTGCCGTCTGTTCCGATGTCAACGGGGACTATCGCGGGGCGGACGGCAACATCCACAAAAGCTCTCATCTCCAGTACACGGGATTTTCTCTTTGGGATACCTACCGTGCAGCCCATCCCCTGATGACTCTCATCCAACCTGAAAAAGTACCCGACCTGATCAACTCCATGCTGGACATCTACCAAAAGCAGGGGAAATTGCCCGTCTGGCACCTGATGGCCTGTGAAACAGACTGCATGGTAGGCAATCCGGCCGTTTGCGTCGTCGCAGATGCCGTAATGAAAAATTTTGAGGGGATATCAGCCGAAAAGGCATTCACAGCCATGAAGGAATCTTCCCTTTTAGACGAACGCGGACTCAAGTACCTCAAGGAATACGGCTATATTCCCTATGACAAGGAAGGAGAAGGTCTTTCCAAATGCATGGAATACGCCGTCGCCGACTGGAGTCTTGCCCAGGTTGCGGACAAACTCGGAAAAACCCAGGATCACGATTACTTCCTGAAACGGAGTAAATCCTATAAGCATTACTTCGACCCAAAAACGGAATTCGTCCGGGGATTATCCTCGGAAGGAGTGTTCGGAAAAAACTTCGACCCGTTTGTCTCCGTCCACCGGAACAATGATTATACCGAAGGCAATGCATGGCAATACACCTGGCTGGTACCGCACGACATAAAAGGACTTGTCGAATTGTTCGGGAATACGGAAAAGTTCCTGGCCAAACTAGACGGGCTATTTACGGCACAGGGAGATCTAGGCAAAGACGCCTCCCCCGACATCTCCGGAATGATCGGGCAGTATGCGCATGGCAACGAGCCCAGCCACCACGTCGCCTACATGTACACTTGCGTCGACAAACCATGGAAAACAGCGGATAAAGTCCGGGAAATACTTTCCACCATGTATGACGACACGCCGGAGGGACTCTGCGGCAATGAAGACATGGGACAAATGTCCGCCTGGTACATCCTTTCCGCCCTCGGATTTTACCAAGTAGAGCCGGCAGGAGGCAAATTCGTATTCGGCAGTCCGATTGTCGATGGAGCGGAACTCCAGGTCGGGAACGGGAAAACATTCCGTATCATCGTCCGCGACAATAGCCCCGAACGTAAATATATCGGAAAAATTCTCTTGAACGGAAGACCGCATTCACTGAAGTATATCGACTTCAAGGACATTGCAGCCGGAGGAACACTGGAAATCCAGATGACCGGGGATTCCTCCCTCTGCTGGCTGCCGTCCTGCAATGAGTCCTCCATGGCTTCCAATCCCTGACATTCCGCTATGTTCTTCAAATTCCTGATTCCGCTCATCCTCCTTGCCGCCGGCATTCCGGCTCTTGCCATGGATGATCATTATGAATTGAAAACGGACTGGAAATGTCTTCCCTCCACGCAAACAACCGCCTCCGGAGAAACAATTTCCAATCCTTCGTTCGCTCTGGACAACTGGAAACCCGCTGTTGTGCCCGGAACCGTCCTGACCACGCAGCTGGCCAATGGAGAAATTCCCGATCCGTTCTACGGCATGAACAATGAAAAGATCCCGGACATCCATGCCACGGGCCGAGAATACTATACCTACTGGTTCGTCAAGGACTTCCGGGAACTTCCTCCCAAGGAAGGAGGGCAGGTATGGCTAACGTTTCGAGGCATCAATTATTCCTGTGATATTTTCCTGAATGGTCACAAGGTCAACGCCAAACCCTATCGGGGAATGTTCCTGAGGAAAACGTTCAACATCACAGACTTATTGAAGCCCGACGGAGTGAACCGTCTGGCCGTAATCGTCTATCCCCCGGATCATGTCGGCAATCCGAACGGGGGCCAGGGAGGAGATGGACGCATCGCCCGTAACCTGACGCATCAATATGTGGCCGGATGGGACTGGATCCAACCTATCCGAGATCGTAACACCGGCATATGGGACAAGGTCATTCTGGAAAAAACCGGACGTATCCGCATCAAGGAACCGCATATCGTCACCCGCGTCCCCGGGGTCAGGAAACCATCATCTCCCCAGGAAAATGCCTTTATGAACCTTTCTGCCGAACTGGAAAACCCCACCGGGCAAACAGTTCGCGGTACGCTTGCCTGTCTCCTCGGCAATAAACAGACAGAATGCCGTGTGGAAATCCCTCCGAACTCCACTGTCCAAGCAAAACTACCAGAGATCGTTCTGGAGAATCCCAAACTCTGGTGGCCAACCGGTTACGGTCCCCAGAATATGTACACCCTTCGCCTTGAATTCAGGGAGAACGGACAGCTATCCGCTTCGGATGTTCATTCCATCAACTTCGGTGTCAGAGAACTCGACACGGCATGGAACGAACGGACCCGCAGCCGGGAAATGTTCGTCAACGGGCAACGGCTTTTCATTCGAGGCGGCAACTGGATTATTTCCGACGCCATGCTCAGGTTCTCCCCGGAACGCTACGATGCCGAAATCCGCTACCACCGGGACATGAACCTGAACCTCATCCGCATTTGGGGAGGGGCTCTGACGGAACGTCCGGAATTCTATGAAGCCTGCGATCGCTACGGTCTGCTCGTCATGCAGGATTTCTGGTTTTCCGGCGATTGCAACGGTCGCTGGCGCGATGCACTAAAAGCGGATGATCAATGGACTCGCAGGAAGTATCCCGACGATCATGCCCTCGTACTGGAAGCTGCGGAAGACATGGTCAAAATGATCCGTAACCATCCTTCTCTTGCAGCTTGGTGCGGCGGCAATGAAATCCCCCCTCCGTCCGGGATTCTGGATGCCCTCAGAAACCGCATCCTGCCCAGCCTGGATGGAACCCGCTGGTTCATCGACTACTCCAACTCCTGCGAGATGTCCTACAATTCTCTGGGAGGAAATGGGGACGGTCCATACAGAATCCAGCCGATATCGACTTTCTGGCAGGAAAAAACCTGGCCGTTCAACTCGGAAATAGGCTCGATCGGAGTTGGCGACTATGAATCCCTCGAACGATTCATCCCCGAAGATTCCATGATCGTCCCTACCCTTGATCCAACCGAACCTTTCGGAGAAAAGGTCAACGATGTCTGGACCTACCACAAATACACGGGAGTCGGATACGAAGACCATTTGATCCCCTATGGTCCCCCTTCCGATGTGCGGGACTTTACCCGCAAGGCTCAACTCGTCAACTATGAGCAATACCGGGCAATTATGGAAGGATTTTCCTCCCATATGTGGGACTGGTACACAGGATTTATCATCTGGAAAACACAAAATCCATGGACGGCCATGCGGGGACAAATGTACGACTACTATTTGGACCCCAACGCCTGCCTCTTCGGGACCCGCAAGGGTGGCGAACCCCTCCATGCCATGTGCAACCCTGTTACGGGAGAAGTCATGGTCGTCAACAACGGACTGGAGCCGGCCCGGGATGTCATGCTCGTCGTCCGTTTGTTCAACACGGAAGGCAAAGAGAAAAAGAACGACCAGGTATTCTGCTACGTCAATGCCTCCAATTGTCTGAAGATCATGTCCCTGTCTGCAAGAATCAAGGATGTATGCCGGGACAAGGGAGGCTTCCTTCTGCTCCAGCTAATGGACGCCGATGGGAAACTCATCAGTGACAATTTCTATTGGTTTCCGAATCAGGACGGACAATATTCCGGACTCCGCTCCATGAGCAAAGCCGATCTGCAGGTAACAGCCACCTCTCCGAAACCGGGAACAGTCATCGTCCGACTTACCGCCCCGAAAGAGGGAGGGATAGCATTCTTCAACCGCATCTCCCTGGTGGACGCCAAATCGGGTAAACGTATCATGCCTGCCTTCTACCAGGACAACTATGTCTCCCTCGTTCCCGGCTCCACCCGGGAAATTCCTATCGACTATATTCCCGGAGACAACGGAATTCCGGCGGTCACCGTCGAAGGCTGGAATGTCGATCAACAAACTATTCTCCCCACTTCACCACAACTATGAATCGAATACTCATCCCCTGCGTCTGCATGGCGCTGGCAACCGGATCCTTTGGCGGCCAAGGAGCTACTTCATCAACATCAGGCCTGGAACAAGCCCTCTCCAAAGCCGGTTCCAATGCCCGTCCCCTGCAAGACTTGTTATCCGAACTGCCTGCCGAACAAAAAGCCGGAGCGGCTTTTCTCATCGAACACATGTCGGAACGGGATTTGACCAGTATCGACAAAGCACTCCTCTCCTCCAACATCGCCCTGGCCTATCAAGCGAGAGCATCCTTCCCTTGGGGCCGTGACATCCCTGAAGACATCTTCCTCAACGATGTCCTCCCCTATGCCGTCGTAGATGAAACCCGTGAAAACTGGCGTCAGGGATTCTTCGGCCTCTTTGGGAAACTCGTTCACGACAGCAAATCCATCCGGGATGCAGTGCTCTCCATCAACTCAAAAATAGGCAAACTGACGGGGGTGGACTATAATACGCTCCGGGAGAAGCCCAACCAATCCCCTTCGGAGTCCATCCGCCAGCATATGGCATCATGTACCGGATTGGCCATTCTGCTAGTGGATGCCTTTCGGTCAGTCGGCATTCCGGCCCGATTCGCCGGAACGGCTTCATGGCACGACAATCGCGGCAATCATAGCTGGGTAGAAGTATGGATGGACGGCAAATGGTACATCACGGAATACTATATGCCCCGCCAGCTCGATCACCCGTGGTTCCTGGCAAACGCCGGCAAGGCTAACCCGGACAATCGCCAATATGCCATTTACGCCACTTCCTTCAAACAAACGGGAGAATCCTTCCCCATGGTCTGGAACGATCAATCCCAGGAAGTCCACGCCGTCAACGTTTCGCAGAGATACATCGACACCTGCGAGGCCATGGAAGAACAAGCCGTCTCCCAAGGCACGCATGTCCCAGTCTCCATCCGCATCTTTAAAAATTCCGGCAGCAACTCGAATTCCGGAGACAGAGTCGCCGTCAACGTCGATGTCTTCGACGGTCAGCTCCAAATGGACGGAGGCCGTACTTCCGGCCCCTTACAGGACATGAACGATGTCTTGACGTTCCTTCTGGAAAAGAACAAAACCTACACCTTCCGCTATCAGGATGCCTCCGGAAACACGAAAGACATCACAGCCACCGTCAAAGATAGTCCTATGACTGTGGATGCTACTTTTGAATAAGCATCATCATCGCATTGCACAGTCAATGGCTCTCAGGGCGTAGGCATACGCCCCGACGGCCACGGCTTCGCTGGTTCCCAATCGCGTGATACCGATGCCGATTCTCTTCCGAGGATCGTAAATGACTTCCCGTCCGGAACCCGGTACGATCAACCGGCGTTCGTCTCCCAACAGGAAGTTTTCCATCTGAGATGGATCTTCCAGATCAAAAGCCTTCTGAACCAATCGTGGCAATTCCCGTCCATCGTAACTTCTGATTGTCCCGTTCATTTCCTCCAGAACGCTGTCCATGAAAAGCCTGTGTCCGTAGGCCAGACCTCCGCCGATCACAATCAAGGTATCGAACAACGTCGCAGCCGTTGCAAAAACATCGCCAAGCAGGCGTCCCATTTCACGATACGCCTCACGGGCGGCGCGAGAATCCCCCTCACGCTTACCGAGGGCAATCTCCTCAATGTCCCGGGCAGATAAATGAGTGGCCTCCGGCAGCCCTGCTTCTCGTGC
This is a stretch of genomic DNA from Akkermansia sp. N21116. It encodes these proteins:
- a CDS encoding FN3 domain-containing metallophosphoesterase family protein; translation: MKIKLLVAAALLSLSFYANPALAGDEYSFDHGPYLQEVGNKGVSFLFTTTGKGFSWVEVKKQGAPDSDAKVYYSRRDGLKEANNTFNAIRVHDLEPGTAYQYRLCSKEITTFQPYKVVYGKEIQSPWYDFKTFSPRIDKCSLFAASDIHDDPGKLKKLLELGDYGSCDAMFLVGDITSYCTSAGQPYKSYIDLCVNMFAKEKPFILVRGNHETRGALARDYSGYVPQESGNIYGTQTIGDTFVIFLDCGEDKPDTHPVYAGLTDFDHYRTEQAEWLKGVLQSPDFKKARHRIVMSHFPISEIEQYNKEHGMNDISSKMLNMLNKAGIDLMIAGHTHRYDFHEPVRGKRNYPLLVGSNHSGARLDIDRSGIKMRAFDTDGKTLIEKKFPTKR
- a CDS encoding GH92 family glycosyl hydrolase, whose translation is MSFSFLTSWRAFMLLAVTFLPCLSESKGEELPRPAPSSFVDPHIGTGGHGHVFVGASVPFGLVQLGPTNVSQGWDWCSGYHISDASIIGFSHTHLSGTGCHDLGDISLMPVIGEVPLSRGSKDNLLSGLGSSFDHSSEQVRPGYYAVHLDRFGIDVKLTATQRTGFHKYTFPKTEDARIIVDLKHGVGSGNPTEVQFHRESNTVISGFRHTKGWANNRKLFFVIEFSRPMKQWMESEGSHPSTNCPGKPFGQAVFDTRDENPVFVKVAISLVSVENAKANMQAELPGWDFNKTVIQADQAWNRELSKISISTRNDKVRRIFYTALYHTMIYPAVCSDVNGDYRGADGNIHKSSHLQYTGFSLWDTYRAAHPLMTLIQPEKVPDLINSMLDIYQKQGKLPVWHLMACETDCMVGNPAVCVVADAVMKNFEGISAEKAFTAMKESSLLDERGLKYLKEYGYIPYDKEGEGLSKCMEYAVADWSLAQVADKLGKTQDHDYFLKRSKSYKHYFDPKTEFVRGLSSEGVFGKNFDPFVSVHRNNDYTEGNAWQYTWLVPHDIKGLVELFGNTEKFLAKLDGLFTAQGDLGKDASPDISGMIGQYAHGNEPSHHVAYMYTCVDKPWKTADKVREILSTMYDDTPEGLCGNEDMGQMSAWYILSALGFYQVEPAGGKFVFGSPIVDGAELQVGNGKTFRIIVRDNSPERKYIGKILLNGRPHSLKYIDFKDIAAGGTLEIQMTGDSSLCWLPSCNESSMASNP
- a CDS encoding glycoside hydrolase family 2 TIM barrel-domain containing protein — translated: MFFKFLIPLILLAAGIPALAMDDHYELKTDWKCLPSTQTTASGETISNPSFALDNWKPAVVPGTVLTTQLANGEIPDPFYGMNNEKIPDIHATGREYYTYWFVKDFRELPPKEGGQVWLTFRGINYSCDIFLNGHKVNAKPYRGMFLRKTFNITDLLKPDGVNRLAVIVYPPDHVGNPNGGQGGDGRIARNLTHQYVAGWDWIQPIRDRNTGIWDKVILEKTGRIRIKEPHIVTRVPGVRKPSSPQENAFMNLSAELENPTGQTVRGTLACLLGNKQTECRVEIPPNSTVQAKLPEIVLENPKLWWPTGYGPQNMYTLRLEFRENGQLSASDVHSINFGVRELDTAWNERTRSREMFVNGQRLFIRGGNWIISDAMLRFSPERYDAEIRYHRDMNLNLIRIWGGALTERPEFYEACDRYGLLVMQDFWFSGDCNGRWRDALKADDQWTRRKYPDDHALVLEAAEDMVKMIRNHPSLAAWCGGNEIPPPSGILDALRNRILPSLDGTRWFIDYSNSCEMSYNSLGGNGDGPYRIQPISTFWQEKTWPFNSEIGSIGVGDYESLERFIPEDSMIVPTLDPTEPFGEKVNDVWTYHKYTGVGYEDHLIPYGPPSDVRDFTRKAQLVNYEQYRAIMEGFSSHMWDWYTGFIIWKTQNPWTAMRGQMYDYYLDPNACLFGTRKGGEPLHAMCNPVTGEVMVVNNGLEPARDVMLVVRLFNTEGKEKKNDQVFCYVNASNCLKIMSLSARIKDVCRDKGGFLLLQLMDADGKLISDNFYWFPNQDGQYSGLRSMSKADLQVTATSPKPGTVIVRLTAPKEGGIAFFNRISLVDAKSGKRIMPAFYQDNYVSLVPGSTREIPIDYIPGDNGIPAVTVEGWNVDQQTILPTSPQL
- a CDS encoding transglutaminase-like domain-containing protein is translated as MNRILIPCVCMALATGSFGGQGATSSTSGLEQALSKAGSNARPLQDLLSELPAEQKAGAAFLIEHMSERDLTSIDKALLSSNIALAYQARASFPWGRDIPEDIFLNDVLPYAVVDETRENWRQGFFGLFGKLVHDSKSIRDAVLSINSKIGKLTGVDYNTLREKPNQSPSESIRQHMASCTGLAILLVDAFRSVGIPARFAGTASWHDNRGNHSWVEVWMDGKWYITEYYMPRQLDHPWFLANAGKANPDNRQYAIYATSFKQTGESFPMVWNDQSQEVHAVNVSQRYIDTCEAMEEQAVSQGTHVPVSIRIFKNSGSNSNSGDRVAVNVDVFDGQLQMDGGRTSGPLQDMNDVLTFLLEKNKTYTFRYQDASGNTKDITATVKDSPMTVDATFE